GAGATGATATAAATTAcatctaaataattaattgctttaattgaaaacaataactaaaaaatctttctctttgtttggaaaataaaGCTTCAATTTGACCAACTTTAAACCATGGTGGGAGGAGGAAGTAAACATGTTGGAGAAGGAAGTAAACCGAGGGCAACTAAAGATGACGCGTATGCATATCTTAGGGCTGTGAGGGCTAAATTTCATAATGATAGTAAAAAATATGACGATTTTGTTGCGGTCATGACAAATTTTAAAGCTCGAAGGTATGTGTGAATAtagtttatacaaaatatgagaaaaaaaatttggttttatttttagttcAATCTTTATTAGGttaactctctcttttttttcttttaaaaaaaggtaattaatgatttataaTCTCATTGTAGAATTGATAGGGATGGTTGCATAAAAGAGGTGGAACAACTGCTTAAAGGA
This sequence is a window from Arabidopsis thaliana chromosome 1 sequence. Protein-coding genes within it:
- a CDS encoding Paired amphipathic helix (PAH2) superfamily protein (Paired amphipathic helix (PAH2) superfamily protein; FUNCTIONS IN: molecular_function unknown; INVOLVED IN: regulation of transcription, DNA-dependent; LOCATED IN: nucleus; CONTAINS InterPro DOMAIN/s: Paired amphipathic helix (InterPro:IPR003822); BEST Arabidopsis thaliana protein match is: paired amphipathic helix repeat-containing protein (TAIR:AT1G27220.1); Has 603 Blast hits to 572 proteins in 159 species: Archae - 0; Bacteria - 0; Metazoa - 198; Fungi - 151; Plants - 225; Viruses - 0; Other Eukaryotes - 29 (source: NCBI BLink).), with translation MVGGGSKHVGEGSKPRATKDDAYAYLRAVRAKFHNDSKKYDDFVAVMTNFKARRIDRDGCIKEVEQLLKGHRDLISGFNAFLPKCLEIKNYYFGAGEDLEVVYTAKRKLLARSVTKRSSSSSSSSSVYFLFRSCEII